Genomic window (Sphingomonas japonica):
ATGCTTCCAGCCGGTTGTTGGTACCCTCAGGGAAGAAGCCGCCGCTGTCGGCCGCTTCCGGCGTCAGATAGGCGATGTTATGGACCTGGCCGACGGTACGGCTGAACACGATCCCGCTGTCGTCGGTCGGAACGAGGTTCGAGGCATTGCCGATCGGTGCGACGCCCTGATCGATGTCGCTCGACCCGTCGAGGCTGTCGCGTGCGTTGGAAATAGCCTCGGTTGCTTCGATCAGCATCAGCCCAGGCGTTTCCACGCCCTTGCGATACAGCACCGTGCGTACGAGACCCGCGTGATAGGCCTCCGCCGCCAGGATGCCTGCCGCCGCTTCCAGGAACGTCTTGTTCTGGATCAAAGCCGCCCCACCCTTGTAGGCCGTCACGCCGACGTCCTCGAAGATGAAGGCGCCGAGCAGGAAATTCTCGTCGCTGGCATAGGGATCGAAGGTTTCGCCATCCCCGATCAGGCCGGCCGCGCGCGCCGCTGCCGTGAACGATCCGTTGGCATCGCCGCTGATGTTGAGCGACGGCATCGCCACCGCCGCATTGCCCAGCGCGTTGCGCAGGAAGTTGACGTGCTCGCGCTCGTCATTGGCAATTTCGCGCGCATAGGCGGCGACCAGCGGGTCGGTAAAGTTGACCCGGCGACCACCCGTGACCGTCCCTGGCGTACCCATGCCCGTCGTCATGCTGGCGGGCAGGCCCGATCCAGTGACGGCATAGACGTAGAACTGCGCTTCGAGATATTCGAGATTGAGCGCGAAGTTGAGCACATCGGCATCGGTAACCGCATTGGGGTCGGTCGGCGATGGCGTCGGGCTGGGGGTCGGAGTGGGAGCCGGCGTTGGCGCCGGCGTGGGGCTTGGCATCGGCGTCGGATCGTTATCATCGTCGCATGCGGCGAGGAACGACGCGCCGCCGACGGCGACTGCGGCGGTCCCGGCCATCTTGAAGAATTGGCGACGTGCCGCCCGGCGATCGTCGCAGGCTTCGAGGATATCGAGGATTTGCGTATTGTCAGTCATGAGATTCGCCTCCCTGTGGGGCAACAGCCTGTGAATCAGTTGGTCGCGCCGGCGCTGGCGTTGATCACGCCGTTGACCCCCATCGGGAAGAATCCGCCGCTCGTGCCCGCCGTCGCCCGGAGATAGACGATGTTGAGGACCTGAGCCGCCGATCGGCTGTACGCGATGCCGTTTGGATCGAGCGGTGCGATATTGCTCGCCGGGCCGATCATGCGAACGCCCTGATCGAGATCTTCTGTACCGTCGAGACTGTCCCGCGCGTTCGAAATCGCCTCGGTCGCATCGATCAGCGCCGGTGCGGCCATGCCCTTGGCATACAGCGTCGTGCGAACGATCGCGGCATGATAGGCCTCGACCGCCAGAATGCCGGCTGCCGCTTCCAGGAAAGTCGGATCGCTGACGAGCGGCGATGCGCCCTTGTACGCGGTGACGCCGACATCTTCGAAGATGAACGCGCCGAGCAGGAAATTCTCGTCGCTGGCATAGGGGTTGAACGCTTCGCCGTCACCGACGAGACCGGCGGCACGCGCGGCGGCGGAGAATGCTCCGTCAGCCGCAGCGCTGATGTCGATCATCGGCTGCGCGACGGCGGTGTTGCCGATCGCAGTGCGGAGGAACTCGACATGCGCGCGCTCATCTTGCGCGATCTCGCGAGCGTACCGCGCAACGAGCGGGTCTGCGAATGCCACCTGCGCGCCGCCGCGAACGGAGCCCTGCGTGCCGGTGCCGGTCAGCAGATTGGACGGAAGGCCCTCGCCGAACGCGGCATAGTAATAGAACTGCGCCTCAAGATATTCGAGGTTGAGCGCGAAATTCAGGATATCGCCATCGGTCAGCGCCGCCTGAGCGCGTAGCGGTGCGCTGCGCGATGCCATGGCAATGCCACCGGTGGCCGCCGCAGCAACCCCCATCGCCTTGAAAAAGTCACGACGACTTTCGCGACGTTCGACGCGTGCGTCGAGAACGTCGATGATTTCGGAGCTATCGGTCATGCAAG
Coding sequences:
- a CDS encoding ferritin-like domain-containing protein, producing the protein MTDSSEIIDVLDARVERRESRRDFFKAMGVAAAATGGIAMASRSAPLRAQAALTDGDILNFALNLEYLEAQFYYYAAFGEGLPSNLLTGTGTQGSVRGGAQVAFADPLVARYAREIAQDERAHVEFLRTAIGNTAVAQPMIDISAAADGAFSAAARAAGLVGDGEAFNPYASDENFLLGAFIFEDVGVTAYKGASPLVSDPTFLEAAAGILAVEAYHAAIVRTTLYAKGMAAPALIDATEAISNARDSLDGTEDLDQGVRMIGPASNIAPLDPNGIAYSRSAAQVLNIVYLRATAGTSGGFFPMGVNGVINASAGATN
- a CDS encoding ferritin-like domain-containing protein; its protein translation is MTDNTQILDILEACDDRRAARRQFFKMAGTAAVAVGGASFLAACDDDNDPTPMPSPTPAPTPAPTPTPSPTPSPTDPNAVTDADVLNFALNLEYLEAQFYVYAVTGSGLPASMTTGMGTPGTVTGGRRVNFTDPLVAAYAREIANDEREHVNFLRNALGNAAVAMPSLNISGDANGSFTAAARAAGLIGDGETFDPYASDENFLLGAFIFEDVGVTAYKGGAALIQNKTFLEAAAGILAAEAYHAGLVRTVLYRKGVETPGLMLIEATEAISNARDSLDGSSDIDQGVAPIGNASNLVPTDDSGIVFSRTVGQVHNIAYLTPEAADSGGFFPEGTNNRLEALTMSSDNTA